One Amycolatopsis thermophila DNA segment encodes these proteins:
- a CDS encoding NADH-quinone oxidoreductase subunit J — MWAQIAFWVCAVGSVVTGVAVFRVDSMARATFALLASFVFAAGTVLLLNLAYLGILVVLMMIMEMVVMVVFMIMYMMNPAGLMPMTMVHNQKGSLAIAGGVFAALVAGIFLIPWPTSGDPRPADPTRALGEALMGSKMLVMMVLGLCLFATMVATVVLATHRGRYDRYGDRLDAKHPDDPVRGGLNR, encoded by the coding sequence GAGTCGCGGTGTTCCGGGTGGACTCGATGGCGCGCGCGACGTTCGCGCTCCTGGCGTCGTTCGTCTTCGCCGCCGGGACCGTGCTGCTGCTGAACCTGGCCTACCTGGGCATTCTCGTGGTCCTCATGATGATCATGGAGATGGTCGTCATGGTGGTCTTCATGATCATGTACATGATGAACCCGGCCGGGTTGATGCCGATGACCATGGTGCACAACCAGAAGGGTTCGCTGGCGATCGCCGGCGGGGTGTTCGCCGCACTGGTCGCGGGCATCTTCCTGATCCCCTGGCCCACGTCGGGCGATCCCCGGCCGGCCGACCCCACGCGGGCGCTCGGTGAGGCCCTGATGGGGTCGAAGATGCTGGTGATGATGGTGCTGGGGCTGTGCCTGTTCGCCACCATGGTGGCCACCGTCGTCCTGGCGACACACCGGGGCCGTTACGACCGTTATGGCGACCGGCTCGACGCCAAGCATCCCGACGACCCGGTGCGAGGGGGCTTGAACCGGTGA